GCGGTAACCGCAACATTAAGCGACTCAACGCCTCTGTTCATCGGGATAGAGAGTGAATCATTACAAAGTTTTTCAATCTCTTTTGAGACTCCATCACTCTCGTTTCCTAGAACAAATATTGATCTCTCACTCTTTTTTATATCATAGATGCTGTTTTTAGCGTGTGAAGATAGCAAATAGATTTTTGTATCTTTTAGCTCTTTTAAAACTTCATCAAGAGTGTCGCAGTAGTATATCGGAAGCTTAAAAAGCGTTCCCGCACTCGCTTTTATGACAAGCGGAGAGATTTTTGCGCTGTTTTTTTTAGGAAGAATTATGCCATCAACATATCCGCCTGCACATGAACGGATGATCATTCCGAGATTTTGGGGATTTTGTATGCCCTCCAGTGCCAGAAGTTTGAAACTCTTTAAGTTCTTTATTGTATTTGCATTTTGGTAAGAGTTAGCGATAATGTCTATTGCCACGCCCTGATCTTGTTTTGCGTTCTTGCTGATTCTGCTAAGTGCATTTTTATCGTGGTAAGTGACTTCAACGCCTCTTTTTTTAGCAAGTTTAAGAATAGTCTCAATTGCACCGTCGGTTTTGTTGGAGTTTGAGAGATGAAGTTTATGAATATCTATCGTACTGTCTTCTAAAACCTCGATAACGACATTTCTGCCGTAAAGCGTTATTATTTTTTCAAAATATGCTTTTTTGTTTTTATACTCTTGTGAATCTTCCAAAATTTACCTTTTGTTTTTATATTTAGAATTTTACACTAATTTTTCTGATAACTTAATTGATAAAATAGTGTTATACTCTAAAAACTAAAAACGGAAAAAATTCAATGGACAATAGAATTGAAGAGATAGCAGCCCAAATAAAGAGTCTTGAAGAGGAGCTAATAGAGGAGCTAAGAAAAAAACAAGACGAGTTCTTTTATACGCTTGAAGATAAAAAAGTGAAATTTGAAGAGAGTGTTATAAAAGAGGGCAGATTAAGAGTAATAAGTTCCATTAAGTATCTCTCATCTTTTCCCGTTTTGGCAATATTTACGATACCCTTTATCTGGTCTATGATGATTCCTGCTTTTCTTGTCGATATTTTTGTTACAATTTATCAGAGTGTCTGTTTTCCGATATATAAAATACCCAAAGTTAAAAGAAAAGATTATGTCGTCATTGACAGGTACAATCTTTTTTATCTTGACAGAGTCGAGAAGATAAATTGTCTCTATTGTGAATATTTTAACGGAGTAATAGGCTATACAAGAGAAATAGCTGCACGAAGCGAGCAGTTTTGGTGTCCCATAAAACATTCAAAACCGCAAATCGATATGCATTCGAGATACGATAAATTTTTTGATTTCGGCGATTATCTTACATATAGAAAAGAGTTGGAAGAGAGAAGATCAAATTTTAAAGATGTAGAAAACAGAGAGGATATTTAGTACGAATTTTATCAAATAAGGACGGTAGCGTTATGAATATGAATTTAAGTGCAGAACCTAAGCAAGCCAAAGACCCTGTTTGCGGTATGAATGTTTCTAGTGATTCTAAATATATATACCGTTATATGGAGGATGATTATCACTTTTGCAGTGAACATTGTCTTGTAAAATTTAAACAACATCCTCAAAAATACCTAAGCAGAGATACCGATCAAACTCATAAAACCGACAATCAATCAACAAATTACACATGTCCTATGCACCCGGAAATAATCCAAAATCATCCCGGTTCTTGTCCTAAATGTGGTATGGCGCTAGAGCCTGTCGTAGTTAAAGTAGAAGAAAAAAACGAAGAACTTATAGATATGAGCCGCCGTTTTTGGGTAAGTGCCGTTTTTACTATCGCTGTATTTGTTTTAGCTATGACAGCTGATTTACTGCCTGCCTTGTTGCCGGATGAGCTAAGTATGAAAATGGTTCAACGGATAGAATTTTTATTGGCTACACCTGTTGTATTATGGGGCGGTTGGCCGTTCTTTGTTCGAGGTTTTAAATCAGTGCGTACTATGAACCTAAATATGTTTACGCTCATTGCACTTGGTGTTTTAGTTGCTTGGCTATATAGTGTGGCGGCGTTGCTCATACCATATGTTTTTCCGCCTATGATGCGTATGAAAGATGATTTGGTTGATGTCTACTTTGAAGTAGCGGCAGTAATTACTGCTCTCGTGCTTTTGGGGCAGGTACTGGAACTTCGTGCTCGTTCACAAACTAATTCAGCTATTAAACTTTTATTAGGTCTTGCTCCAAAGGAGGCACGCATTATTCGAGATGACGGAAGCGAAGAAGATATTCTAATAGACAATGTAAAAGTCGGAGATATTTTGCGTGTTCGCCCCGGTGAGAAGATACCTGTAGACGGCATAGTCATAGAGGGTAAAAGCAATGTGGACGAATCAATGGTTACGGGTGAGCCGATTGCCGTTTCTAAATCTGCCGGCGATAAACTCATAGGTGCTACGGTTAACTCAAACGGCAGCTTACTTATGAGAGCAGAAAAAATCGGGGCAGACACTTTGCTCTCTCAAATCATAGAAATGGTTTTGCATGCACAACGCTCTCGTGCACCTATACAAAAATTGGCTGACAGTGTGGCAGGTTATTTTGTTCCGGCTGTAGTTGTTATAGCGCTAATTACATTTGTGCTCTGGTGGATATTCGGACCTGAACCGTCTTTGGCTTATGCTGTTGTTAGTGCCATTTCGGTTTTGATTATTGCATGCCCATGTGCTTTGGGTCTTGCTACGCCTATTTCTATTATGGTAGGGACGGGTTGCGGTGCTGCGATTGGAGTGTTAATTAAAAATGCCGAAGCGTTAGAGATTATGGAAAAAGTCGATACTTTGGTAGTGGATAAAACGGGTACTCTTACAGAGGGGAAACCTAAACTCGTTGCCATATATGCAGAAGATGGATTTAGTGAAAGTGAAGTGTTGCGATTAGCGGCAAGCTTGGAGAGAGCTAGTGAACATCCATTGGCGGATGCTATTGTAAACGGAGCTAAAGATAGAAGCATTGAATTGGTTAAAGCCGATAATTTTGAATACATAAGCGGAATGGGAATAACCGGCAGAGTTAATGAACGAGCAGTTGCGGTAGGCAATATAAAATTATTGGAAAGTTTAAATATAGATACCGCAGAGTTGTCACGCCAAGC
Above is a window of Sulfurimonas sp. DNA encoding:
- a CDS encoding RNA methyltransferase — translated: MEDSQEYKNKKAYFEKIITLYGRNVVIEVLEDSTIDIHKLHLSNSNKTDGAIETILKLAKKRGVEVTYHDKNALSRISKNAKQDQGVAIDIIANSYQNANTIKNLKSFKLLALEGIQNPQNLGMIIRSCAGGYVDGIILPKKNSAKISPLVIKASAGTLFKLPIYYCDTLDEVLKELKDTKIYLLSSHAKNSIYDIKKSERSIFVLGNESDGVSKEIEKLCNDSLSIPMNRGVESLNVAVTASLIAFMKS
- a CDS encoding heavy metal translocating P-type ATPase — its product is MNLSAEPKQAKDPVCGMNVSSDSKYIYRYMEDDYHFCSEHCLVKFKQHPQKYLSRDTDQTHKTDNQSTNYTCPMHPEIIQNHPGSCPKCGMALEPVVVKVEEKNEELIDMSRRFWVSAVFTIAVFVLAMTADLLPALLPDELSMKMVQRIEFLLATPVVLWGGWPFFVRGFKSVRTMNLNMFTLIALGVLVAWLYSVAALLIPYVFPPMMRMKDDLVDVYFEVAAVITALVLLGQVLELRARSQTNSAIKLLLGLAPKEARIIRDDGSEEDILIDNVKVGDILRVRPGEKIPVDGIVIEGKSNVDESMVTGEPIAVSKSAGDKLIGATVNSNGSLLMRAEKIGADTLLSQIIEMVLHAQRSRAPIQKLADSVAGYFVPAVVVIALITFVLWWIFGPEPSLAYAVVSAISVLIIACPCALGLATPISIMVGTGCGAAIGVLIKNAEALEIMEKVDTLVVDKTGTLTEGKPKLVAIYAEDGFSESEVLRLAASLERASEHPLADAIVNGAKDRSIELVKADNFEYISGMGITGRVNERAVAVGNIKLLESLNIDTAELSRQADTERNDGKIVMLIAIDLKAAGFIAVTDPIKESSAKAVNDLHAEGIRVVMLTGDNRTTAEVVARKLGIDEVYAEVLPEQKTEVIKELQAQGYIVAMAGDGINDAPALALAHVGIAMGTGTDIAMESAGVTLVKGDLRGIVRARVLSRATMRNIRQNLFFAFFYNSAGIPIAAGLLYPFFGILLSPMIAAAAMSFSSVSVITNALRLRQIKL